From Streptomyces sp. Edi4, one genomic window encodes:
- a CDS encoding helix-turn-helix domain-containing protein gives MTTYPPTALRQEPDPSRELLTVPQVMARLQLGRSAVYDLLRSGQLASITLGRARRIPTHALTDFIRTRLEQEAA, from the coding sequence ATGACTACGTACCCACCTACGGCGCTTCGCCAAGAACCGGACCCGTCACGGGAGTTGCTGACAGTCCCCCAGGTCATGGCCCGCCTTCAGCTCGGCCGCTCCGCCGTCTACGACCTCCTCCGCTCCGGCCAGCTCGCCTCGATCACCCTCGGCCGCGCCCGCCGCATCCCCACCCACGCCCTCACCGACTTCATCCGCACCCGCCTCGAACAGGAAGCCGCCTGA
- a CDS encoding replication initiator has product MVTLDLRHVASPAVRDLLHLVNHPDFDRAQQQIERLGGCTEPVRLTGHSTTVDTTTGEVLRTYVSSEEPTGSLLTACGNRRASRCPACSRLYAADTYHLIRAGLSGGKTVPDTVRTHPRVFATLTPPSFGPVHNRLTTPGGDIRPCRCRKLHGPTDALIGTPLNPATYDYKGAVLFNAHASALWARFTTYLRREIAAGLGMTQKATHAVLRVSFAKVAEYQQRGLVHFHAVIRLDGPDGNSQPPPPDATVAVLTDAVRAAAARVRVTVESDAVGERKLGWGEQLDVREITAFGTDAEFTDQAVAAYVAKYATKSADASGALDRALFCRPCQGRGATLLPHGTPLPCTACGGTGQARPLPRLAVARHVRQMIRTCWELGRLPEFADLKLRKWAHMLGFRGHFSTKSRSYSTTLGALRDVRRAWRTEQARIRAGLPDLAPTTTLVVGHWDYLGSGYSPGAALLAAHVRHRRAQERQFVAEGGC; this is encoded by the coding sequence ATGGTCACCCTGGACCTGCGCCACGTGGCAAGCCCCGCCGTGCGGGACCTGCTCCACCTTGTCAATCACCCCGACTTCGACCGCGCACAGCAGCAGATCGAACGCCTCGGCGGCTGCACCGAACCCGTCCGCCTGACCGGCCACAGCACCACCGTCGACACCACGACCGGCGAGGTACTGCGTACTTACGTCTCTTCCGAGGAGCCCACGGGCAGTCTGCTCACCGCGTGCGGCAACCGCCGCGCTTCCCGCTGCCCGGCCTGCTCGCGCCTGTATGCCGCCGACACCTATCACCTCATCCGCGCCGGCCTGTCCGGCGGCAAGACCGTGCCTGACACCGTCCGCACCCACCCCAGGGTCTTCGCCACTCTCACCCCGCCGTCCTTCGGCCCCGTCCACAACCGCCTCACCACCCCCGGCGGCGACATCCGGCCCTGCCGCTGCCGCAAGCTCCACGGCCCTACGGATGCTCTGATCGGGACGCCGCTGAACCCGGCGACGTACGACTACAAGGGCGCGGTTCTGTTCAACGCCCACGCCTCCGCGCTGTGGGCCCGCTTCACCACCTACCTGCGCCGCGAGATCGCCGCCGGGCTCGGCATGACCCAGAAAGCCACCCACGCGGTCCTGCGGGTGTCCTTCGCCAAGGTCGCCGAGTACCAGCAGCGCGGCCTGGTCCACTTCCACGCCGTCATCCGACTCGACGGCCCGGACGGCAACAGCCAGCCCCCACCGCCGGACGCCACCGTCGCCGTACTCACCGACGCCGTCCGCGCCGCCGCCGCGCGAGTCCGCGTCACGGTCGAGTCGGACGCGGTCGGGGAACGCAAACTCGGCTGGGGCGAACAGCTCGACGTACGCGAGATCACTGCCTTCGGCACCGACGCCGAATTCACCGACCAGGCCGTGGCCGCCTACGTGGCCAAGTACGCCACCAAGTCCGCCGATGCCTCCGGCGCCCTCGACCGCGCCCTGTTCTGCCGCCCCTGCCAGGGACGCGGCGCCACCCTCCTGCCCCACGGGACCCCACTCCCGTGTACCGCCTGCGGCGGCACCGGGCAGGCCCGCCCGCTGCCCCGCCTGGCCGTCGCCCGGCACGTGCGGCAGATGATCCGCACCTGCTGGGAGCTGGGCAGGCTGCCGGAATTCGCCGACCTCAAGCTCCGGAAGTGGGCTCACATGCTCGGCTTCCGGGGCCACTTCTCCACCAAGTCCCGCAGCTACTCCACCACCTTGGGCGCGCTGCGCGACGTCCGCCGTGCCTGGCGCACCGAACAGGCCCGCATCCGCGCCGGCCTGCCCGACCTCGCCCCGACCACCACGCTCGTCGTCGGCCACTGGGACTACCTCGGCTCGGGCTATAGCCCCGGCGCCGCACTCCTCGCCGCCCACGTCCGGCACCGCAGAGCACAGGAACGGCAGTTCGTGGCAGAGGGCGGCTGCTGA